Within the Streptomyces sp. NBC_00554 genome, the region ACCGGCTGTCGTACGGGTGTTGTGCTCGTCTCGTACTGGCTTTCGGACACGCTGTCGTCCTGGCCGCCGGGGCGGCCGCGGTCCGCAAGCCAGTACGGGGTGTCAGTGCTTGGCAGGCAGGAAGCCGACCCTGTCGTACGCCTGGGAGAGCGTCTCCCCGGCGACGGCACGCGCCTTCTCGGCACCCTTGGCCAGGATCGAGTCGAGCGTTTCCGGGTCGTCCAGATACTGCTGGGTGCGCTCCCGGAACGGCGTCACGAAGTCGACCATGACCTCGGCGAGGTCCGTCTTCAGCGCACCGTAGCCCTTGCCGGCGTACTTCTCCTCCAGTTCGGCGATACCGGTTGCTGTGAGGGTCGAGTAGATGGTCAGCAGGTTGCTGATACCCGGCTTCTGCTCGGTGTCGTACCTGATGACGGTGTCCGTGTCGGTGACCGCGCTCTTGATCTTCTTGGCCGTCGTCTTCGGGTCGTCGAGCAGGTTGATGAGGCCCTTCGGAGTGGACGCCGACTTGCTCATCTTGATCGACGGGTCCTGGAGATCGAAGATCTTCGCCGTCTCCTTGAGGATGTACGGCTTCGGAACCGTGAACGTCTGGCCGAAGCGGCCGTTGAAGCGCTCGGCGAGGTCCCGCGTGAGCTCGATGTGCTGCCGCTGGTCCTCACCGACCGGGACCTCGTTGGCCTGGTACAGCAGGATGTCCGCGACCTGGAGGATCGGGTACGTGAAGAGGCCGACGGAAGCACGGTCGGCACCCTGCTTCGCGGACTTGTCCTTGAACTGGGTCATGCGGCTCGCCTCGCCGAAACCGGTGAGGCAGTTCATGACCCAGGCGAGCTGGGCGTGCTCGGGGACGTGGCTCTGGACGAAGAGCGTGCAGCGGTCCGCGTCGAGCCCCGCGGCGAGCAGCTGCGCGGCGGCGAGCCGGGTGTTCGCGCGCAGGTCCGCGGGGTCCTGCGGGAGGGTGATCGCGTGCAGGTCGACGACCATGTAGAAGGCGTCGTGGGACTCCTGCAGAGCCACCCACTGGCGGACCGCGCCGAGGTAGTTGCCGAGGTGGAACGAGCCTGCGGTGGGCTGGATTCCGGAGAGCACGCGGGGACGATCAGAGGCCATGCCCTCATTCTCTCAGGTGTCTCTCATTGCTCGGGAACAGGTGGGAACCGATTGGGGCCGGGCGGTGTAACAAGAGTGTGAGGACGCGGGAGGGGGGCCGCATCGTCGTCGACGAGGCCGTGGTGATCGCACGAGTACGCGCCGGAGACCCGGAGGCGTACGCGGAGCTGGTGCGCGCCCACACGGGCATCGCGATCAGGGCGGCCAAGGCGCTGGGGGCGGGTGCGGACGCGGAGGACGTGGTGCAGCAGGCCTTCATCAAGGCTTACTGCTCGCTGGGGCGCTTTCGGGACGGCGCGGCGTTCAAGCCGTGGCTGCTGTCGATTGTCGCCAATGAGACGAGGAACACAGTGCGGACGGCGGTGCGCCAGCGGACGCTGGCCGGCCGTGAGGCCGCACTGGTGGAAGCGGAGCCGCTGATACCGGAATCGGCGGACCCGGCGGCCGCGGCCCTGGAGATAGAGCGCCGCGCGGCACTGCTGGCCGCCCTGGACCAGTTGAGCGAGGACCACCGGCTCGTCGTCACCTACCGCTACCTGCTGGAGATGGACGAACCGGAGACGGCCCAGGCCCTGGGCTGGCCACGCGGCACGGTGAAGTCACGGCTCAACCGCGCCCTGCGAAAGCTGGGCCGACTGCTGCCGGATTTCGAGCCTCGAGGTGCCGGCGGAGCCCGGGAAGGCGAGGGCCCCCGGAAAGGTGTGGAATCCCGGGGGCGTGTGGAGTCGCGGGAAGGTGAGAGGTCTCGGGATCGTCAGGAGTCCCGGGAAGGAGGTGATGAGCATGAGTGAGCCGTACGAGCCCGGGGGCGCGGGGTCCTCCGGTGACCGGGATCGGCGTGGGCGTGAGGGTGTCTCGCGGCTGCCCGATGAGCTGCGGGCGCTCGGGCGCTCGCTGGACGAGCCGGGGGTGGCCGGGAGCGAGTCGATGGTCGAGCGGGTGCTGGAGCAGATACTCGCCGAGCGGGTGCCGGTCCCGGTCCCGGTCGCCGAGCCTCCGGGGCGCGGCGAGCGGCTCCGTGGGGTGCGCCGCTGGGCGCGGGTGCGCTGGCGCGCGCTGACCGCGGGGCTGTGCGGTCTGCTCACGGTCCTCGTGCTCACGCCTCCGGTGCGCGCCGCGGTCACGGACTGGTTCGGCTTCGGCGGGGTCGAGGTGCGGTACGACCCTTCGGCGGTGCCCTCCCCCGGAGCCGAGGTGCCCGGCTGCGACGGCACCTCGCTGACACTCGCCGAGGCCGGGCGGCGTGCGGGCTTCGCACCACTCGTGCCCCCTGCCCTGGGGACGCCGGGGGCGGTGATGGTGACGCGTGAGCCGAAGGGGCGATTCCTGGTGACCCTGTGCTGGCGCGAGCAGGGGCACACGGTCCGGCTTGACGAGTTCGCGGCCCAACTCGACCCGATGTTCACCAAGATGGTGCGGGAGCAGCCGGAGTATGTGCCCCTGGGCGCGAGCACGGACTACGCGAATCAGGCGCTGTGGTTCCCCCGGCCCCATCTCCTGGAGCTCTGGCTGGTGGACGAGCACGGCGACCGGTTCACCCGCTCCCAGCGGACCGCCGGACCGACTCTGCTCTGGATGCACGGGGGTGACACGACCCTTCGTCTGGAGGGCGTCACGTCCAGGTCGCGGGCGGTGGAGATCGCCAAGTCCGTCAACCGGTCCGGGAATTAGGACCTGTCCGGCCGATCACGGTGGAGGGAAGCCGCGGTGCCTTGATGGTGCCGGTGAGCGGGGTGTGGTGCGTGCAGCTGCAAGGCGGAGGAGGGAGTCGACGCGGAGCGTCGGTGACCGACGACAACGCCGCAGATGTGCGTGCCACACCCCGCGTCTCCGCCGGGATCGGCCGGACAGGTCCTAGTCGAGGAACTGGTCCGGGCGGAATGGGAACCCCGGCGGGTCGAGCGGTGTACCAGAAGTGACACGCGGCGTGCGGGCGGCCGCACATTGCTCGACTGGCTGGTTGGGGGTTCGGATGCGCAGGATTCGTGAACTGGTCGCGGCGCCGGGAGCGTTGGCGATGGCCGTTGCCGTGGTGCTGCTGAGTGCGCCGGCTGCGACGGCAGGCGGCCCGACGAGTGTGCTGGTGGTCTCGCCGGAGAGCGAGGAGAGCGCGGCGCTGTACTACTCGGACAAGGAGTACGGGGAGTTGCAGAGCCTGCTCGGCGAGCCGGGCAGAGGCACACCCGAGGAGCCGCCTGGGCTGGGTGTGGGCAGCGGCCGTCAGATCAATGTCACGTGGCTGGTCCATGACGTGTCGCCTTGGCGGGTCGACCGCGTGTATCCGGACACGGCAGGGGGCGGAGACGTCTGGATACACACGGCGACCAACGTGCCGAAGTCCATGAACGGCTTCTGGCACAAGGCCGGGCAACCGGACGAGGTGCGCACTCTGTTCAAGAAACTCGGAGTGCTCGGCAAGCCGGCGGGCGAGGGATCCGGGGCCGCCGACTATCCGGCGCCGTGGCAGATGACGGAGGACGCCTCAGCCTCGCCCGCTCCCGCCCAGCAGTCCCGCACTACGGCCGCCGCGACGACGGGCGACGGTACCGACTGGTGGTGGGCGATACCGGGAGCGGCGGCCGGAGCGGTGCTGGCGTTGGTGCTGCGGCCGATTCTCCCGGGGATGGCACGTCGGCTGTCACCGGCCCGTCGGCGCGAGGAGCGGGAGCCGGGGCCGCGACAGGAGCTGATCGACTTGTGAGGCTCGCGAGACCTGTGAGTGTTGTGAGACCTGCGAGGCTCGCGGACCCTCTGATGACCAGCCCCGGGCGCGAGGTCAGCCGAGGTCGATCTCCGGGTAGAGCGGGAAGCCGGTGAGCAGGTCGGTGGCCCGGTGGGAGATCTCGTCGGAGATCTTCGGGTCCAGGATGTGCTGGGCCTTGGACGGCTTGCCCTTGGCGGTGGTGCCGGCCTCGGCTGCGGTCAGGACGCGGTCGATCAGGCCCGCGATCTCATCCATCTCGGTCGTGCCCAGACCACGGGTGGTGAGCGCGGGCGTGCCGATGCGGATACCGGAGGTGTACCAGGCGCCGTTGGGGTCGGCGGGGATGGCGTTGCGGTTGGTGACGATGCCCGAGTCGAGGAGGGCGGTCTCGGCCTGACGGCCGGTGAGGCCGTAGGAGGAGGCGACGTCGATCAGGTTCAGGTGGTTGTCGGTGCCGCCGGTGACCAGGGTGGCGCCACGACGCATCAGGCCCTCGGCGAGGGCGCGGGCGTTGTCGACGACGGCCTGGGCGTAGTCGCGGAACTCGGGGCGGCGGGCCTCGGCGAGTGCGACGGCCTTGGCGGCCATGACATGCGGAAGGGGGCCACCGAGGACCATCGGGCAGCCGCGGTCGACCTGCTCGGCGAGGGTCTCGTCGCACAGCACCATGCCGCCGCGCGGGCCGCGCAGTGACTTGTGTGTGGTGGTGGTGACGATCTGGGCGTGCGGGACCGGGTCGAAGTCGCCGGTGAGGACCTTGCCTGCGACGAGGCCGGCGAAGTGGGCCATGTCGACCATCAGCGTGGCGCCGACCTCGTCCGCGATCTCCCGCATGATGCGGAAGTTCACCAGGCGGGGGTAGGCGGAGTAGCCGGCGACGATGATCAGGGGCTTGAACTCACGGGCGGAGGTGCGCAGGGCCTCGTAGTCGATGAGGCCGGTGGCGTGGTCGGTGCCGTAGGAGCGCTGGTCGAACATCTTGCCGGAGATGTTCGGACGGAAGCCGTGGGTGAGGTGGCCACCGGCGTCCAGGGACATGCCGAGCATGCGCTGGTTGCCCAGGTCGCGGCGGAGCTGGGCCCAGTCGGCGTCGGTGAGGTCGTTGACGTTGCGGACGCCGGCCCGCTCCAGGGCGGGGGCCTCGACGCGCTGGGCGAGGACGGCCCAGAAGGCGACGAGGTTGGCGTCGATGCCGGAGTGCGGCTGGGCGTAGGCGTGCTCGGCGCCGAAGAGTTCGCGCGCGTGCTCGGCGGCGAGGGCCTCGACGGTGTCGACGTTGCGACAGCCGGCGTAGAAGCGGCGGCCCACGGTGCCCTCGGCGTACTTGTCGCTGAACCAGTTGCCCATGGCCAGGAGGGTGGCCGGGGAGGCGTAGTTCTCGGAGGCGATCAGTTTGAGCATGTCGCGCTGGTCGGCGATTTCCTGGCCGATGGCGTCGGCGACGCGGGGCTCCACAGCACGGATCACGTCAAGGGCGCTGCGGAAGGCGGTGGACTCGGTGGAAAGGGGCTGCTCTGGCATGTCGGCCTCCGGACGGCGTGGCGTTTTGCGTTCACGATTCACGGTTCGGCCCAGGCGCACGGCACTCATAATCCGAGCCGCTCCCCGATGGTCGGTCCCATCCCAGCGCGCCAGTCACGGCTCGCCGGTCAGCCTACCGGGCGCGCCGGATCACAGGGGGCCCTGGTCCACCATGCGAGCGACGATAGGAATAGGCCACCAGTCGGCCCCCATTCCCCTGTGCTGTAGGAAACGGAGACCCCGTGAGTACTACGGAGACCACGCGGGCGTACATCGCCGCGGCCGACGCGCACAGTGCGCACAACTACCACCCCCTGCCGGTCGTCGTGGCGACGGCGGACGGGGCGTGGATGACGGATGTCGAGGGGCGCCGCTTCCTCGACCTGCTCGCCGGATACTCGGCGCTGAATTTCGGACATGGCAACCGGCGGCTGCTCGACGCGGCGAGAGCACAGCTGGAGCGGGTGACGCTGACTTCGCGGGCGTTCCATCACGACCGGTTCGCCGAGTTCTGCGCGCAGCTGGCGGAGCTGTGCGGCATGGAGATGGTGCTGCCGATGAACACGGGCGCGGAGGCGGTGGAGACGGCCGTGAAGACGGCCCGGAAGTGGGGGTACCGGGTCAAGGGGGTTCCGGACGGGGCGGCGAGGATCGTCGTGGCGAGCGACAACTTCCACGGCCGTACGACGACGATCATCAGCTTCTCCACGGACGCGGAGGCCCGGGCGGACTTCGGCCCGTACACGCCGGGCTTCGACATCGTGCCGTACGGGGATCTGGCGGCGCTGCGGGAGGCGGTCACCGAGGAGACGGTCGCGGTGCTCCTTGAGCCGATCCAGGGGGAGGCGGGGGTGCTGGTGCCGCCGGAGGGATACCTCCAGGGGGTGCGGGAGGTGACGCGTGAGCGGAACG harbors:
- the trpS gene encoding tryptophan--tRNA ligase, whose product is MASDRPRVLSGIQPTAGSFHLGNYLGAVRQWVALQESHDAFYMVVDLHAITLPQDPADLRANTRLAAAQLLAAGLDADRCTLFVQSHVPEHAQLAWVMNCLTGFGEASRMTQFKDKSAKQGADRASVGLFTYPILQVADILLYQANEVPVGEDQRQHIELTRDLAERFNGRFGQTFTVPKPYILKETAKIFDLQDPSIKMSKSASTPKGLINLLDDPKTTAKKIKSAVTDTDTVIRYDTEQKPGISNLLTIYSTLTATGIAELEEKYAGKGYGALKTDLAEVMVDFVTPFRERTQQYLDDPETLDSILAKGAEKARAVAGETLSQAYDRVGFLPAKH
- a CDS encoding glycine hydroxymethyltransferase, with the protein product MPEQPLSTESTAFRSALDVIRAVEPRVADAIGQEIADQRDMLKLIASENYASPATLLAMGNWFSDKYAEGTVGRRFYAGCRNVDTVEALAAEHARELFGAEHAYAQPHSGIDANLVAFWAVLAQRVEAPALERAGVRNVNDLTDADWAQLRRDLGNQRMLGMSLDAGGHLTHGFRPNISGKMFDQRSYGTDHATGLIDYEALRTSAREFKPLIIVAGYSAYPRLVNFRIMREIADEVGATLMVDMAHFAGLVAGKVLTGDFDPVPHAQIVTTTTHKSLRGPRGGMVLCDETLAEQVDRGCPMVLGGPLPHVMAAKAVALAEARRPEFRDYAQAVVDNARALAEGLMRRGATLVTGGTDNHLNLIDVASSYGLTGRQAETALLDSGIVTNRNAIPADPNGAWYTSGIRIGTPALTTRGLGTTEMDEIAGLIDRVLTAAEAGTTAKGKPSKAQHILDPKISDEISHRATDLLTGFPLYPEIDLG
- the rocD gene encoding ornithine--oxo-acid transaminase gives rise to the protein MSTTETTRAYIAAADAHSAHNYHPLPVVVATADGAWMTDVEGRRFLDLLAGYSALNFGHGNRRLLDAARAQLERVTLTSRAFHHDRFAEFCAQLAELCGMEMVLPMNTGAEAVETAVKTARKWGYRVKGVPDGAARIVVASDNFHGRTTTIISFSTDAEARADFGPYTPGFDIVPYGDLAALREAVTEETVAVLLEPIQGEAGVLVPPEGYLQGVREVTRERNVLFIADEIQSGLGRTGRTFACEHEGVVPDVYVLGKALGGGVVPVSAVVSSAEVLGVFRPGEHGSTFGGNPLACAVALEVIAMLRSGEYQRRAAELGDHLHRELGLLTGTGHVTQVRGRGLWAGVDIAPAYGTGREISEKLMDRGVLVKDTHGATIRIAPPLVISKEDLDWGLAQLRAVLGA